From Sphingomonas hengshuiensis, one genomic window encodes:
- a CDS encoding serine hydrolase domain-containing protein yields MSAIAAAFAPAAAAVAAGRIPGATLGVVTADGLRAVTHAGMAALVPEPEPLTLEHWFDLASVSKVVATTTMILTLADEGRIDLDRPLTDAIPDLRQYDVANAAERRLTFRDCLAHRSFFPAVEPIYTYGDDPARLRAFVLQREWRHGPPVYSDINFLLLGIAIERITGKPLGEWPLGPGLSYGPPPGPAVATEQCMWRGRVLQGEVHDENCAAMGGETGHAGLFGTVDGVLDFAAGLLDGSGASPAMLAAIRTPFYEHRTCGWERKFAGWSGGQACSGETIGHTGFTGTGLWVDFARGVAWTLLTNRVHPTRHFDSGIFVLRPETGDAVVAAFG; encoded by the coding sequence GTGAGCGCGATTGCGGCGGCGTTCGCGCCCGCAGCGGCGGCAGTGGCGGCGGGGCGCATTCCCGGCGCGACCCTGGGGGTGGTGACGGCGGACGGCCTCCGCGCGGTGACGCATGCGGGCATGGCGGCGCTGGTGCCCGAGCCCGAGCCGCTGACGCTGGAGCATTGGTTCGACCTTGCCTCGGTATCGAAAGTGGTCGCGACGACGACGATGATCCTGACTCTGGCGGACGAGGGGCGGATCGACCTCGATCGCCCGCTGACCGATGCGATCCCCGATTTGCGCCAATATGATGTGGCGAATGCGGCGGAGCGGCGGCTGACCTTCCGCGACTGCCTGGCGCATCGCAGCTTCTTCCCCGCGGTCGAGCCGATCTATACCTATGGCGACGATCCGGCGCGGCTGCGCGCGTTCGTGCTCCAGCGCGAATGGCGGCACGGGCCGCCGGTCTATTCGGACATCAACTTCCTGCTGCTCGGCATCGCGATCGAGCGGATCACCGGCAAGCCGCTGGGCGAATGGCCGCTGGGGCCGGGGCTAAGCTATGGCCCGCCCCCCGGCCCCGCCGTCGCGACCGAGCAGTGCATGTGGCGCGGGCGCGTGTTGCAGGGCGAAGTGCATGACGAGAATTGCGCCGCGATGGGCGGGGAGACCGGGCATGCCGGGCTGTTCGGGACGGTCGACGGGGTGCTCGATTTCGCCGCCGGGCTGCTCGACGGCAGCGGCGCGAGCCCGGCGATGCTGGCGGCGATCCGCACGCCGTTCTACGAGCACCGCACCTGTGGCTGGGAGCGCAAGTTCGCCGGCTGGTCGGGCGGGCAGGCGTGTTCGGGCGAGACGATCGGGCATACCGGCTTCACCGGCACCGGGCTGTGGGTCGATTTCGCGCGGGGGGTGGCGTGGACGCTGCTGACCAACCGGGTGCATCCGACGCGGCATTTCGACAGCGGGATTTTCGTGCTGCGGCCTGAGACGGGGGATGCGGTGGTGGCGGCGTTTGGGTGA
- a CDS encoding N-acyl-D-amino-acid deacylase family protein, translating into MKTLLLAGIAALTLGATSAPPEKVDLLIRGGTIYTGTAAPFIGDVAIRGDKIVAVAPHIAATATRVIDARGMIVAPGFIDAHTHMGGDLMSDDPAKRLVPAFLMQGVTTAFIGNDGGGDPDVAATLGSAAKKPVGINYATYVGFGAVREKVVGEDDRAPTPAELETMKGLVATAMCQGAIGFSTGLFYAPQSFSTTEEVIELAKEAGKRGGTYDSHIRDESSYTVGLEAAIDEELRIGREAHIPAHIAHIKALGVDVQGQAPQIIAKVEAARKAGQNVTADQYPWSASGTSLVASLIPLWAQDGGRPALLKRFDDPALTEKLRAGMTENMRKRGGPDSLLIVGGTYRNQTLAAVAKARGEDPVTAAIAAIRLGDAGVVSFNQSENDIKAFMQQPWVMTSSDASGGHPRVYGSFARKYDKYVVADHAITLRQFIERSSALTADTFQLAGRGHLRKGAFADVVVFDPKSYASRATYTAPTELAAGVRTVVVNGVVAVDGGAMTGKAGGRALAHVPTAGTCR; encoded by the coding sequence ATGAAGACTCTGTTGCTCGCCGGAATCGCCGCGCTCACGCTGGGCGCAACGTCTGCGCCGCCGGAAAAGGTCGACCTGCTGATCCGCGGCGGCACGATCTATACCGGCACGGCGGCGCCCTTTATCGGCGATGTCGCGATCCGCGGCGACAAGATCGTCGCGGTTGCGCCGCACATCGCGGCGACGGCAACGCGGGTGATCGACGCCAGGGGCATGATCGTCGCCCCCGGCTTCATCGACGCGCACACGCATATGGGCGGCGATTTGATGTCGGACGATCCCGCAAAGCGGCTGGTGCCGGCGTTCCTGATGCAGGGCGTGACCACGGCGTTCATCGGCAATGACGGCGGCGGCGATCCCGATGTCGCCGCGACGTTGGGCAGTGCGGCGAAGAAGCCGGTGGGGATCAACTACGCCACCTATGTCGGCTTCGGCGCGGTGCGCGAAAAAGTGGTGGGCGAGGACGATCGCGCGCCGACCCCCGCCGAGCTGGAGACGATGAAGGGGCTGGTCGCCACTGCGATGTGTCAGGGCGCAATCGGCTTCTCGACCGGGCTGTTCTACGCGCCCCAGAGCTTTTCCACGACCGAGGAAGTGATCGAACTCGCCAAGGAAGCGGGCAAGCGCGGCGGCACCTATGACAGCCATATCCGCGACGAATCGAGCTATACCGTCGGGCTGGAGGCCGCGATCGACGAGGAACTGCGCATCGGGCGCGAGGCGCACATCCCGGCGCATATCGCGCATATCAAGGCGCTGGGCGTCGACGTGCAGGGCCAGGCGCCACAGATCATCGCCAAGGTCGAGGCTGCGCGCAAAGCCGGGCAGAACGTCACCGCCGACCAATATCCCTGGTCCGCCAGCGGCACCAGCCTGGTCGCGTCGCTGATCCCGCTCTGGGCGCAGGATGGCGGGCGCCCCGCGCTGCTCAAGCGTTTCGACGATCCCGCGCTGACCGAAAAGCTGCGCGCGGGCATGACCGAGAATATGCGCAAGCGCGGCGGCCCGGACTCGCTGCTGATCGTCGGCGGCACCTATCGCAACCAGACGCTCGCCGCGGTCGCCAAGGCGCGCGGCGAAGACCCCGTGACCGCCGCGATCGCCGCGATCCGGCTGGGCGATGCGGGCGTCGTGTCGTTCAACCAGAGCGAGAACGACATCAAGGCGTTCATGCAGCAGCCCTGGGTAATGACCAGCTCCGACGCATCGGGCGGTCACCCGCGCGTTTACGGCAGCTTCGCGCGCAAATACGACAAATATGTAGTGGCAGACCATGCCATCACGCTGCGCCAGTTCATCGAACGCAGCTCGGCGCTGACCGCCGATACCTTCCAGCTCGCCGGGCGCGGGCATCTGCGCAAAGGTGCCTTCGCCGATGTCGTGGTGTTCGACCCCAAAAGCTATGCCTCGCGCGCAACCTATACCGCGCCGACCGAGCTGGCGGCGGGGGTGCGGACGGTGGTCGTCAACGGCGTGGTCGCGGTGGATGGCGGCGCGATGACCGGCAAGGCCGGCGGGCGCGCGCTGGCGCATGTGCCGACTGCGGGCACGTGCCGGTGA
- the dgcA gene encoding N-acetyl-D-Glu racemase DgcA, whose translation MPRILRAQHDSFALSRPFRISRGVKTQAEVVTVAIAQDGLVGRGEGVPYPRYGESVESALAAIEGVRGAIEDGADRAALQSLLPPGAARNAVDCALWDLEARLAGRSVAALIGAPEPDTLASALTIGIDTPMAMADAARAVSSAPLLKVKVDATDPDAQLRAVRTAAPDARMIVDPNESWNRALLEAMAPLLVALRIDLLEQPVPAGDDAWLEGFDYPIAICADEAVHVAADLDVIAARYSHVNVKLDKAGGLTAALELADAARARGMGLMTGCMISSSLSIAPALHVARRSDFVDLDGPIWLAKDYPGGVRDDAGMMTPPAPGFWGTP comes from the coding sequence ATGCCTAGAATCCTCCGCGCGCAGCACGATAGCTTCGCACTAAGCCGCCCCTTCCGCATCTCGCGCGGCGTCAAGACGCAGGCGGAGGTGGTGACGGTGGCGATCGCGCAGGACGGGCTGGTCGGGCGCGGCGAGGGCGTGCCCTATCCGCGCTATGGCGAGAGCGTCGAGAGCGCGCTGGCCGCGATCGAGGGCGTGCGCGGGGCGATCGAGGACGGGGCGGATCGCGCCGCGCTCCAGTCGCTGCTGCCCCCCGGCGCCGCGCGCAATGCGGTCGACTGCGCGCTGTGGGACCTCGAGGCGCGGCTGGCCGGGCGCAGCGTCGCCGCACTGATCGGTGCGCCGGAGCCCGATACGCTGGCGAGCGCGCTGACCATCGGCATCGACACCCCGATGGCGATGGCGGACGCGGCGCGCGCGGTGTCGAGTGCACCGTTGCTCAAGGTCAAGGTCGACGCGACCGATCCCGATGCGCAGCTCCGAGCGGTTCGCACCGCCGCGCCCGACGCGCGGATGATCGTCGACCCCAATGAGAGCTGGAACCGCGCGCTGCTCGAGGCGATGGCGCCGCTGCTCGTCGCGCTGCGCATCGACTTGCTCGAACAGCCGGTGCCGGCGGGCGACGATGCCTGGCTCGAAGGGTTCGACTATCCGATCGCGATCTGCGCCGACGAAGCGGTGCATGTCGCCGCCGATCTCGACGTCATCGCCGCGCGCTACAGCCATGTGAACGTCAAGCTGGACAAGGCGGGCGGGCTCACCGCCGCGCTCGAACTCGCCGATGCGGCGCGGGCGCGGGGCATGGGGCTGATGACCGGCTGCATGATCAGCTCGTCGCTGTCGATCGCCCCCGCGCTCCACGTTGCGCGGCGGAGCGATTTCGTCGACCTTGACGGGCCGATCTGGCTCGCGAAGGACTATCCGGGCGGCGTCCGCGACGATGCCGGTATGATGACGCCGCCAGCGCCGGGATTTTGGGGAACGCCATGA
- the dacB gene encoding D-alanyl-D-alanine carboxypeptidase/D-alanyl-D-alanine endopeptidase — protein sequence MRTSLLALALLAAPPAFAQQSLQPQVEAVLATAPTGTRFGLVVADPDGKEIVAVNPEGRFIPASNTKMFTTAAAYAALDGLDRPDAAGGAAVRIEQGDVILVGHGDPRLSAAADCTVDCLATLADAVAAKTRRVRDVVGDDTLFPDQRWSPGMSWNNIPTSSGTGISALSIDDNEVAITVTPAAPGSPPTVAATYYTIDNRAITVAAGGEGSIGFDRDPNSRTLRLTGAIAADAKPRMLSVGVDDPAHLAAWRLAEMLRARGVRVTGQVTARHRPTLPEDDPEVRDGAPPARPPEQPALAQLVAPPLADDIRHINKVSQNLHAELLLRRLGLRQGSGSIADGQVEVRAMLEKAGVPRAAYDFSDGSGMSSYNRIAPRGTVAMLRWIAAQPWGTAWRETLPIAGIDGTLARRFKGTSLEGKLFAKTGTLNATNALSGYLIAKSGRTLTFSMLANDVPPEGGATRIMDAALVLVAEAN from the coding sequence ATGAGAACCTCGCTCCTCGCGCTCGCGCTGCTCGCAGCCCCGCCCGCTTTCGCCCAGCAAAGCCTACAGCCGCAGGTCGAGGCGGTGCTCGCCACCGCGCCGACGGGAACCCGCTTCGGGCTGGTCGTCGCCGATCCCGACGGGAAGGAAATCGTCGCGGTCAACCCGGAGGGGCGCTTCATCCCCGCGTCGAATACCAAGATGTTCACCACCGCCGCGGCCTATGCCGCGCTCGACGGGCTCGACCGGCCCGATGCGGCGGGCGGCGCCGCGGTGCGGATCGAACAGGGCGACGTGATCCTGGTCGGCCATGGCGATCCCCGGCTGTCCGCCGCCGCCGACTGCACCGTCGATTGCCTCGCGACGCTCGCGGACGCCGTCGCGGCGAAGACCCGGCGGGTGCGCGACGTGGTCGGCGACGACACGCTGTTCCCCGACCAGCGCTGGAGCCCGGGGATGAGCTGGAACAACATCCCGACCTCCTCCGGCACGGGCATTTCGGCGCTGTCGATCGACGACAATGAAGTCGCGATCACCGTCACGCCCGCCGCGCCGGGATCGCCGCCGACCGTCGCGGCGACCTATTACACGATCGACAATCGCGCGATCACCGTCGCCGCCGGGGGCGAGGGGAGCATCGGCTTCGATCGCGACCCTAACAGCCGCACGCTGCGCCTCACCGGCGCGATTGCCGCCGACGCGAAGCCGCGTATGCTGTCGGTCGGGGTCGACGATCCCGCGCACCTCGCCGCATGGCGGCTGGCCGAAATGCTGCGCGCGCGCGGCGTGCGGGTGACGGGGCAGGTCACGGCGCGCCACCGCCCGACGCTGCCCGAGGATGATCCCGAAGTCCGCGACGGCGCCCCGCCCGCGCGCCCGCCCGAACAGCCCGCGCTCGCCCAACTGGTCGCGCCGCCGCTCGCCGACGACATCCGCCACATCAACAAGGTCAGCCAGAACCTCCATGCCGAGCTGCTGCTGCGTCGGCTGGGGCTGCGCCAGGGCAGCGGATCGATCGCCGATGGTCAGGTCGAGGTCCGCGCGATGCTCGAAAAGGCCGGGGTGCCGCGCGCCGCCTATGATTTTTCCGACGGCTCGGGCATGTCGAGCTACAACCGCATCGCGCCGCGCGGCACCGTCGCGATGCTGCGCTGGATCGCTGCCCAGCCCTGGGGCACGGCATGGCGCGAGACGCTGCCGATCGCAGGCATCGACGGCACGCTCGCCCGCCGCTTCAAGGGCACCTCGCTGGAGGGCAAGCTCTTCGCCAAGACCGGCACGCTCAACGCCACCAACGCGCTGTCGGGCTATCTGATCGCCAAAAGCGGCCGGACGCTGACCTTCTCGATGCTGGCGAACGACGTGCCCCCCGAGGGCGGCGCGACCAGGATCATGGACGCCGCGCTGGTGCTGGTGGCCGAGGCGAACTGA
- the dgcN gene encoding N-acetyltransferase DgcN — MIPTPYLLYLGHSSDAIGIKTSRGLAIFRPEICVGEFRHDDCPLTLGLPRLTIAEGAAAGARTLVLGIANSGGTMGADLVEDALAALDAGMNVAAGLHQRLRDEPRLAARAAELGLQLFDVRDPPADLKVGNGYARAGHRLLTVGTDCSVGKMYATLALTRGLQARGVTADFRATGQTGILIAGGGVPVDAVVADFISGAIEALAPARNDDGWDLIEGQGSLFHPSFAGVSTGLLHGAQPEAIVLCHDPARTAMRGIPGRALPDLAECLDLNLHMARLTSPHVRAVGVCLNTSTFDAAEARALCARTEDRLGLPCTDPIAFGVDPILDELLCLESSARSTIASH; from the coding sequence ATGATACCCACACCCTATCTGCTTTATCTCGGCCACAGCTCCGACGCGATCGGCATCAAGACCTCGCGCGGGCTCGCCATTTTCCGTCCTGAGATCTGCGTGGGCGAATTTCGCCACGACGATTGCCCGCTCACGCTGGGGCTGCCGCGCCTCACGATCGCCGAAGGGGCCGCTGCCGGCGCCAGGACGCTCGTGCTCGGCATCGCCAATTCGGGGGGCACGATGGGCGCCGACCTGGTCGAGGACGCGCTGGCCGCGCTCGATGCGGGGATGAACGTTGCCGCGGGGCTGCACCAGCGGCTGCGCGACGAGCCGCGGCTGGCGGCGCGCGCCGCGGAGCTGGGGCTGCAATTGTTCGACGTGCGCGATCCGCCCGCCGATCTGAAGGTCGGCAATGGCTATGCCCGTGCCGGCCACCGGCTGCTGACCGTCGGCACCGATTGCTCGGTGGGCAAGATGTACGCGACGCTGGCGCTGACTCGCGGGCTGCAGGCGCGCGGCGTCACCGCCGATTTCCGCGCGACGGGACAGACCGGCATCCTGATCGCGGGCGGCGGCGTGCCCGTCGACGCGGTGGTCGCCGATTTCATCTCGGGCGCGATCGAGGCACTGGCCCCGGCGCGCAATGACGATGGCTGGGACCTGATTGAGGGGCAGGGGTCGCTGTTCCACCCGTCCTTCGCGGGGGTCTCCACCGGGCTGCTCCACGGTGCCCAGCCCGAGGCGATCGTGCTGTGCCACGATCCGGCGCGCACCGCGATGCGCGGCATTCCCGGGCGCGCGCTGCCCGACCTTGCCGAGTGCCTCGACCTCAATTTGCACATGGCGCGGCTGACCAGCCCGCATGTCCGCGCGGTGGGCGTGTGCCTCAACACCTCGACCTTCGATGCCGCCGAGGCGCGCGCGCTGTGCGCCCGGACCGAGGACCGGCTGGGGCTGCCCTGTACCGATCCGATCGCCTTTGGCGTCGATCCCATCCTCGACGAGCTGCTATGCCTAGAATCCTCCGCGCGCAGCACGATAGCTTCGCACTAA
- a CDS encoding S9 family peptidase has protein sequence MANWKRLLLAAGLVLAAPMAWAQDRLAQALAIPLASELTGARDVARFAWIDNIGGARSLWVADAKGAPRRIAAEPGDDGEMLYDPVLSRDGSRVAWVRGGDEEFPDGSIPNTGVAPVAPKQQVMLAPADGSGAPVVLGEGHSPVFAPDGTQVAFSRRGEIWLWDGGAARKVATVAGTVGRLQWAPDGTRLLFIDDRGDHSFVALLDIAGGTLRHVDPGLGTAVEPVFSPDGSRIAFIRYLDPPPGAGADAGPYWSLRVADAATGATRVLWSAPQGPGGRYAGTRSRNLFWSADNRIVFPWEGSGWIHPYAIDADRGGTPRDLTPGAFEVETFLLAPDGRSLVYAANAGDLDRRHLWRVALSGGAPQRVTGGTGIESFPTFAGATLATIATDATHPAHPALAEGLAPMRAAPALADIVQPQAVVLRAEDGVAFHAQLFAGRGPGKHPALIFVHGGPRRQMLLGFHAMGYYSNAYAMNQALAAKGYTVLSVNYRSGTGYGRAFRDAAETGRDGASEYRDVLAAGRWLAARGDVDAKRIGIWGGSWGGYLTALALARNSDLFAAGADFHGVHTLVRPGVRGVSPEAEAAARAMQWQASPMASLGQWRSPVLLVHGDDDKNVEFGQSVLLARELAARRIPYRELVFPNERHEFFRTAHWLAAYRATIAFFDEVLAK, from the coding sequence ATGGCGAATTGGAAGCGGCTGCTGCTGGCAGCGGGACTGGTGCTCGCGGCACCGATGGCATGGGCACAGGATCGGCTGGCGCAGGCGCTGGCGATCCCGTTGGCGAGCGAATTGACCGGCGCGCGCGACGTGGCGCGCTTTGCGTGGATCGACAATATCGGCGGCGCGCGCAGCCTGTGGGTCGCCGACGCCAAGGGCGCCCCCCGCCGCATCGCCGCCGAGCCCGGCGACGATGGCGAGATGCTGTACGACCCGGTGCTCAGCCGCGACGGCAGCCGCGTGGCGTGGGTGCGCGGCGGCGACGAGGAGTTTCCCGACGGGTCGATCCCCAATACCGGCGTCGCGCCCGTAGCGCCGAAGCAACAGGTGATGCTCGCCCCCGCCGATGGGAGCGGCGCGCCGGTGGTGCTGGGCGAAGGCCATTCGCCGGTGTTCGCGCCGGACGGCACGCAGGTCGCGTTCAGCCGGCGCGGCGAGATCTGGCTGTGGGACGGCGGTGCGGCGCGCAAAGTCGCGACGGTGGCGGGCACCGTGGGGCGGCTGCAATGGGCGCCGGACGGCACCCGGCTGTTGTTCATCGATGATCGCGGCGACCATAGCTTCGTCGCGCTGCTCGACATTGCCGGGGGCACGCTGCGCCATGTCGATCCGGGGCTGGGTACTGCCGTCGAGCCGGTCTTTTCGCCGGATGGCAGCCGGATCGCGTTCATCCGATATCTCGATCCGCCGCCGGGCGCGGGCGCGGATGCCGGCCCCTATTGGTCGCTGCGGGTCGCCGATGCCGCGACCGGCGCCACCCGCGTACTGTGGTCGGCGCCGCAAGGGCCGGGCGGGCGCTATGCGGGGACGCGCAGCCGCAATTTGTTCTGGAGCGCGGACAACCGGATCGTCTTCCCATGGGAAGGCAGCGGCTGGATTCATCCCTATGCGATCGATGCCGATCGGGGCGGCACCCCCCGCGACCTGACGCCCGGCGCGTTCGAAGTCGAGACCTTCCTGCTCGCGCCCGATGGCCGGTCGCTGGTCTATGCCGCCAATGCGGGCGACCTCGACCGGCGCCATCTGTGGCGGGTGGCGCTGAGCGGTGGCGCCCCGCAGCGGGTGACAGGGGGCACGGGGATCGAATCCTTCCCGACCTTTGCCGGCGCCACGCTGGCGACGATCGCCACCGATGCGACGCATCCCGCGCACCCCGCGCTGGCCGAGGGGCTGGCGCCGATGCGCGCTGCCCCGGCGCTGGCCGACATCGTCCAGCCGCAAGCCGTGGTGCTGCGCGCCGAGGATGGCGTGGCGTTCCATGCCCAGCTCTTCGCCGGGCGCGGGCCGGGCAAGCACCCCGCGCTGATCTTCGTCCATGGCGGGCCGCGGCGGCAGATGCTGCTCGGCTTCCACGCCATGGGCTATTATTCGAACGCCTATGCGATGAACCAGGCGCTGGCGGCGAAGGGCTATACCGTGCTGTCGGTCAATTACCGCAGCGGCACCGGCTATGGCCGCGCATTCCGCGATGCCGCCGAGACCGGGCGCGACGGCGCGTCCGAATATCGCGACGTGCTCGCCGCCGGGCGCTGGCTGGCGGCGCGCGGCGATGTCGATGCCAAGCGGATCGGCATCTGGGGCGGGAGCTGGGGCGGGTATCTGACTGCGCTGGCGCTGGCGCGGAACAGCGATCTGTTCGCGGCGGGCGCCGATTTCCACGGCGTGCATACGCTGGTGCGCCCCGGCGTGCGCGGCGTATCGCCCGAGGCCGAGGCGGCAGCGCGCGCGATGCAATGGCAGGCGTCGCCGATGGCGTCGCTCGGGCAATGGCGCTCGCCGGTGCTGCTGGTGCATGGCGACGACGACAAGAATGTCGAGTTCGGCCAGTCGGTGCTGCTCGCGCGCGAGCTGGCGGCGCGGCGCATCCCCTATCGCGAGCTGGTGTTCCCCAATGAGCGCCATGAATTCTTCCGCACTGCGCATTGGCTGGCGGCGTATCGCGCGACGATCGCGTTCTTCGACGAGGTGCTGGCGAAGTGA
- a CDS encoding dicarboxylate/amino acid:cation symporter — translation MLKRWFATPLWKRVLGALALGLVFALVWPSATPAVQFMGDLFVRAIRMLVAPIVLVTIAAGITSLADPKRLGGLGGRTVGLFAATTAIAVSVGMLVAALVRPGIGAPLGTAAPHALGEAVTPYQQLIGIIPLNIVEALAKGDMLALIFVAILLGVGTVIAGEAGKPFAALLQSTSAVLLRIVGIVMEATPFGVFALIANAVAANGAAVFVHVGWLALAVVLGSLIQIVLVHSLILRLLARLPVLPFYRGIIDALVVAFSTASSSATLPVAMRVAEKNLGVGRAVFSTVLPLGASIGKDGTAMYVGLLSMFALQAFGVPLTPQVYGVVLLTGALAAFGTAPVPSASLFMLAAVLSAVGVAPEQTALVVGFVLPFDRLLDMTRTVPSASANLAVATTVARWEGELDEGVYRAPDRA, via the coding sequence ATGCTAAAACGCTGGTTCGCCACCCCCCTGTGGAAACGCGTGCTCGGCGCGCTCGCGCTCGGCCTCGTCTTCGCGCTGGTCTGGCCCTCGGCCACGCCTGCGGTGCAGTTCATGGGCGATCTGTTCGTCCGCGCGATCCGGATGCTCGTCGCGCCGATCGTGCTGGTGACGATCGCGGCGGGGATCACGTCGCTCGCCGATCCGAAGCGGCTGGGGGGCCTGGGCGGGCGCACCGTCGGGCTGTTCGCGGCGACGACGGCGATCGCGGTGTCGGTGGGGATGCTCGTCGCGGCGCTGGTCCGCCCCGGCATCGGCGCGCCGCTGGGCACCGCCGCGCCGCACGCGCTCGGCGAAGCGGTGACGCCGTATCAGCAGCTTATCGGCATCATCCCGCTCAACATCGTCGAGGCGCTGGCCAAGGGCGACATGCTCGCGCTGATCTTCGTCGCGATCCTGCTCGGGGTCGGCACGGTGATCGCGGGCGAGGCGGGCAAGCCCTTTGCGGCGCTGCTCCAGTCGACTTCGGCGGTGCTGCTCCGGATCGTCGGCATCGTGATGGAGGCGACTCCGTTCGGCGTGTTCGCGCTGATCGCCAATGCGGTGGCGGCAAACGGCGCGGCGGTGTTCGTCCATGTCGGCTGGCTCGCACTCGCGGTGGTGCTGGGGTCGCTGATCCAGATCGTTCTGGTCCACAGCCTGATCCTGCGGCTGCTCGCGAGACTGCCGGTGCTGCCTTTCTATCGCGGGATCATCGATGCGCTGGTCGTCGCCTTCTCGACGGCGTCCAGTTCGGCGACGCTGCCCGTGGCGATGCGCGTGGCGGAGAAGAACCTCGGCGTGGGCCGCGCAGTTTTCTCCACCGTGCTGCCTTTGGGCGCGAGCATCGGCAAGGACGGCACCGCAATGTATGTCGGGCTGCTCAGCATGTTCGCGCTCCAGGCGTTCGGGGTGCCGCTGACCCCGCAGGTCTACGGCGTGGTGCTGCTCACCGGCGCGCTGGCCGCGTTCGGGACCGCGCCGGTGCCTTCGGCCTCGCTGTTCATGCTCGCGGCGGTGCTGTCGGCAGTCGGCGTCGCGCCCGAACAGACGGCGCTGGTCGTCGGCTTCGTCCTGCCGTTCGATCGGCTGCTCGACATGACCCGCACCGTACCCAGCGCCAGCGCGAACCTGGCGGTAGCGACAACGGTGGCGCGCTGGGAGGGCGAGCTGGACGAGGGTGTGTACCGGGCGCCCGACCGGGCGTGA
- a CDS encoding amidohydrolase family protein, translating into MIRTLWAALAACLLTAAAPAPETLIRGARVFDGSGRPAQVRDVLVRGDRIAKVARRIKAPVGATQVDGAGMTLLPGLHDLHIHTPSRAFESAEALGATYRPYLAHGVTSVNEFSVSGPMLAGIRALDAGAQTPHLMLAIRLGVPHGHGTESDFTNGITLQVTTPAEAHAAMAQALGYRPDLIKVFADGWRYGRDADRPSMDEPTLAAIVADAHRAGIPVVTHTVTLAGAKIAAKAGVDALAHGIGDAPVDAELIRLMRRHRTAYVPTLAVYEPQGDRAFLPAEWAMLDPAAVAREQARLAKPIVPPSALEAKRWAIMQGNAQRLKAAGIRVGVGTDTGIGGVYRGSAAVREVRLLVQLGWTPAEALKAATRDSARILRRKPDHGRIARGQRADLVLIDGRPDERIEDLYRVARVWVSGRDVALR; encoded by the coding sequence GTGATCCGGACATTGTGGGCCGCGCTCGCCGCGTGCCTCCTCACCGCAGCGGCCCCCGCGCCCGAGACGCTGATCCGCGGCGCGCGGGTGTTCGACGGCAGCGGACGCCCGGCGCAGGTGCGCGACGTGCTGGTGCGCGGCGACCGGATTGCGAAGGTGGCGCGGCGGATCAAGGCGCCGGTGGGCGCGACGCAGGTCGATGGCGCGGGGATGACGTTGCTCCCCGGGCTGCACGACCTGCACATCCACACGCCCTCGCGGGCGTTCGAGTCCGCCGAGGCGCTGGGCGCGACCTATCGCCCCTATCTGGCGCATGGCGTGACGTCGGTGAATGAATTTTCGGTCAGCGGGCCGATGCTGGCGGGCATCCGCGCGCTGGATGCGGGGGCACAGACGCCGCATCTGATGCTCGCGATCCGGCTGGGGGTGCCGCATGGGCATGGCACCGAAAGCGACTTCACCAACGGCATCACGCTCCAGGTGACGACGCCCGCAGAGGCGCATGCGGCGATGGCGCAGGCGCTGGGCTATCGCCCCGACCTGATCAAGGTGTTCGCCGATGGCTGGCGCTATGGCCGCGACGCCGACCGCCCGTCGATGGATGAGCCCACCCTTGCCGCCATCGTCGCCGACGCGCATCGCGCGGGGATTCCGGTGGTGACGCACACGGTGACGCTGGCGGGCGCGAAGATCGCGGCGAAGGCGGGAGTCGACGCGCTGGCGCACGGGATCGGCGATGCGCCGGTCGATGCCGAGCTGATCCGGCTGATGCGCCGCCACCGCACTGCCTATGTCCCGACGCTGGCGGTGTATGAACCGCAGGGCGACCGGGCATTCCTGCCCGCGGAATGGGCGATGCTCGATCCCGCCGCCGTGGCGCGCGAACAGGCGCGGCTGGCGAAGCCGATCGTGCCGCCGTCCGCGCTGGAGGCGAAGCGCTGGGCGATCATGCAGGGCAATGCCCAGCGGCTGAAGGCGGCGGGAATCCGCGTCGGCGTGGGCACCGATACCGGGATCGGCGGCGTCTATCGCGGATCGGCGGCGGTGCGCGAAGTCCGGCTGCTGGTGCAACTCGGCTGGACGCCGGCAGAGGCGTTGAAAGCGGCGACCCGCGACAGCGCCCGCATCCTGCGCCGCAAGCCCGACCATGGCCGCATCGCACGCGGCCAGCGCGCCGACCTGGTGCTGATCGACGGGCGCCCGGATGAGCGGATCGAGGATTTGTACCGCGTGGCGCGGGTGTGGGTGTCGGGGCGGGATGTGGCGCTGCGCTGA